The nucleotide sequence ATTTACCGTGAGACGTCCTGCATAGGAGTCCAGGCTGCGTCCCTTGTAGTCGAAGTTGGTGCGGACCTCGTCCGGTTCGCGTCCGTTGAAGATCGATCCCTCGAGTCGCACCGTACGCGTGTAAATCCCGCCAGTGAGTACCCCAAACGAGATGTGCGTCGCATCCTGCCAGTGGTGGCCGATCGGAGCAAGTGGATCGTTCTGGGCACTCGGGCGATGCGGAAAGGCGACGGGTCCGATTGCGGGCTCGCCGACTGGAGCGGCGTAGAGCGACACAGCCAGATTGTCACCGATCGCGTGATCATACATCGCCGCGATCTCCATGAAGAGATCGTGGGGATGCTGACGATCGTAAAGCGATTGGCCGCGGTACGACTCACCCGATTGAAGTAACAACGGATAGCCGCGCGAGCCAACGGTGAACGCTTCGGCGCTCATCATGCCGCGCAGATTGAGACGACCCCCCGCGAGATCATGACCGGCCATGATCATTCCCCAGTTCACGCTGCCGAACTGTTTGTCGCCCCGCTTTGTGCCCTGGTCGTCGTACTGCAGAAACGCAAGGCCGTGCAGCATCAGATCCCAGCCACCCAACGTCGTGTGCGACGCGTGCATAGTTGTCGCATCTGGCACCCACGAGGTGCCGGAGCCCATGCGCTGCATGGGGAGGCCGAGTGGCGCTGAGTCCATGGACATCCCGGGCATCGAAGAACTTCCTGTATCGGTCGGTGCCGACATCCCCTTCATGCCGTTCATCCTGTGCATGTCCTGCATCGGGGATGATTTGGCCGAGCTGTCCTGTGCGGGTTTGTGGCGAACGGAATCAGCCTGTGCAGAGTGACCAGGTTGTGCCGACGCCGAAGAAGCAGTCACGGTTGTAATGATACTGAACGCGATTGTTATAACTACGAGTGCGCGCACACGCCTGCGCAATTGGTTGAATGGCGGTGTGATGAGTGTGGAAACCGCCGCTGATATAAGCGACATCTATAAGATCCGGAAGCAATCGCCGCAGCATTATTGCCGTGACAATCATGTAATCGAAGAAAGTGAAGTAATGCCCGATTTGCCCGGCCCGGACGCATGCATACGTGCATGCGCAGACGCGAGCGGTTATAAGGCAGTCGAACTGAACAGTTTTTTTTGGTTGTGGTGCCGGAAGGCACCTTGGAGTCGGCGCCAACATTGGACGACTCGGATTGCCGCGTGATCGCAGCGGCTACTGGACCTGCTGCTTAAGCCTTCGGAGGGGGTGGTTCCGGTGCTACGGCCAATTCGATTGGCAAATCGGCGTACGCCACATGCGCGGACGCCACGATCGGCGTCGCCGGTCGCAGCGAAGTTACGATTGCTGGGAGCGCGACTGCGGCGCATCCTGCGACAGCCGGACAGCAATTCGTGCCCGTGGGGTTGGGATGCTGCCGTTGCGAATGCTGCTGCTTCTGTGTGGTGCCCGAAGGATCCTGCGCGGCAGCTGTGTCACAATGCGCCTCTGCACGAGCCGCGTACGAATCGGCCGATCCGGCCTGTCCCATCGGCGCACAGGATGCGCTGATGCCCGTCAAGGCGGGAATCAGCATGGCGCTGAGCACCATCCGAAGGATGCGGCGGGTCATATCAGGTAATCTAACCGGCAATTAGCGGACCATCGGCCAGTTGGGCGAGTGGTCGCCACAGGTTCTATTGACCAATGACGGCCGCGCCCATCTTCGCTTTGAAATCCTCATGTGCCGTTCCCATTGACGGCCTATCTCGGAGCGTAGCGCGAAACTCTCAATGATGCGTCGTCATCATCTCTAGCACGTCGATGAACGTGCAGCGCGGTTCGGACACCGTACATGCCCTGCCAAATAAGTAGCCCGCCGATCAGGAGTGCAGAAACAGAGTCCAGCGGCGCCCACGAAGCAAACCAGAGCAGCGCCAACGCCAGTAGTACACCACCAGCAACACAAGCTGAGTAGAACGCGCCGTTGGCATCGGCGTGCAAGGCCTCGCTCTGAAGGGTGGCAGCTACGCCGCGCTTGAGGCGCGCGAGAACGTACCACACGAGTGTAGAGCTGCCCGCGATTGTTATCGCTTCCGCATACTGAGTGTGCGAGACGCTCCAGGCAGCGGGATGAAAGTGCAGAAGCGTTCGCACAGACACGGACAGAGTAGCAACCAGCGAGGTGACGCCAACTATTGCAAACGCCAGTGACTCATGCCGATAGTCGCCGAAAGCTGCTCCGTCGCCGTTCAACAGTGCAGTAATTTGTGCTCGTCCGATCAGGCACGTCAAAATATCAACAGTCGTCACATGCGCCAGAGCAACCAACATTGTGCTGTCCGCCCTCGATCCGACTACGAAGGCAAGAATCGTCTCGATTACCGCCCACACAATCGCGAGATGAGCCCCCGTCAGTCCGCGGCGGAGCGATTCTTCACGTCGCACGGAGTCGTTTTTCTCATTGTTATCCGTTGCCGAATCGTACGATGACGACACTGTCGTGCTTGCCTCCTTGCGCGACGGGTGAGATGGTCCCGTGTTAGCCGAAGCTCGCATCAGATCACTTCGGCAGGCGCCTGCTTACATTCGGCCGATCCGTATCCTCGCTCGATCTGAATGGTGGCGTGCTCGATCCCAAATCGATCGTGCAGGTCCTTGCACGCCCCCAGCAACATCGCATCATCATCGCCATGCGTTGGCTTTACCAGATGGGCAGTGAGCGCCACATCCGTCGTACTCATCCCCCAGATATGCAGGTCGTGCACTTCCGCGACTCCTGGCAGCGCGCGCAAGTACGCTTCGACCTCGTGCAGATCGACACTTTCCGGAACTGCATCAAGCGCGAGATTAATTGACTCTGTGAGGAGCCCCCAGGTGCCTATCGTAATGACGACCACGATTAGGAGGCTCATGGCTGGGTCGAGCCACAGCCAGCCAGTGACGCCGATGATGATTCCCGCTACAACGACACCGGCCGAGACTCCAGCGTCCGCGGCCATGTGGAGGAATGCACCGCGGATGTTGAGGTCGCCCTTCCGTCCTGCCATGAAAAGGAGCGCGGTGCCCATGTTGATCACGATCCCGACAGCCGCCACCCAGACTACAATGTTACTCTGAACTGGATCAGGGTTCCTGAAACGACCAATCGCCTCCCAGGCAATCGCACCCACCGTTACAAGCAGGAATATCGCGTTGCCGAGCGCGGCAAGAATCGAACTTCGTCGCATACCGTACGTGTGACGGCGCGTCGGGAGTCTGCGCGTCAGGAGTGCTGCTACCCATGCGAGGACCAATCCCAATACGTCGCCAAAATTGTGTCCGGCATCGGCGACGAGTGCCAGGGATTGTGATCTGAGTCCGTAGATCGCTTCTATGACAACGAACACGAGGTTTAGTGAGATCCCAATCGCGAACGCCGCATTGTAGTTGGCGGACCCATGGCTGTGTGCGTGGCCCTGGGAGTTGCCGGTTGTTGGGTCGGGTGTTCGGGGCATGATCAGCCTAACTTCGCCGATCGGGCCGTAAAACGCAAAGCCGCGGGTGCTCGTGTCCGTGATAACCCCCACGTGGAAAGGGGTGGAAGCAACGAATAGGCATTCTCTGCGGGGTCACGATAGGGCTGCCATGTCCAACTCCAGAGTGCGTATGCGGACGACGTGTGTGATCGGCCACATGAATATCTTGCCGTCGCCAGCGCGACCTGTTCGTGCAGCGCGCGAAATAGTCTGGACTATCGTTTCGGCGCGCTCACGCTCAGCAACTACGATCTCGAGTTTCACCTTCTCGGTGAAATCGGTAAGATCACTTCCAGCGGCGCGCTCTCCTTCACGACGGTGCAGCTCAGTCCCAGACGCACCCAGACCCGCAATGTGGCTCGAAGTCTCCTCAAGACTCAGCTTCCAATGCCCGAAGCCCCGGCACTCGCTTACCGTCATTCCGTTGAAGCCGGGAATGCTTTCCAACGCCAACATCACGACGTCGAGTTTGAATGGCTGAATGATCGCGGTAATCATTATCATCTCTGGCGGTGTCTCGGTCATTGTTTCATCCCATGTTCTTGCTGGTGAGGTGTTCGCATCGTTCGCCTGCGCCGCGGCAGGTGTCATCCGGACGTTTGACGCTTGATTATTTGGCATTACTCAGAACCTTCGAACCACCCGTACAACGTCGGCAGGAGGAGAAGCGTGAGTGCTGTCGATGTGATCAATCCACCAACAACGACGGCCGCGAGCGGACGCTGTACTTCAGATCCGGCACCGCTCGAGAAGAGAAGTGGCAACAGACCGAGAATGGCAACGGTCGCCGTCATCAACACGGGACGAAGCCGCAAAACAGTGCCCTGATAGACGGCCTCAGTTACCGTCAGGCCGTCCTGTCTTAGTGAATTGATGTAACTCACCAGGACAACTCCGTTCAGCACCGCGACACCGAACAGCGCGATGAAACCCACTGACGCTGGTACTGAGAGATACTGACGCGAGATCGCGAGCCCCAGGATGCCGCCAATGAGGGCAAAGGGCACGTTCAGAATTATTAACGCTGCCTGCTTGAGCGACCCAAAGCTTGAAAACAGGAGCAGGAATATGAGTCCAATGGTGATCGGTACGATGACTGCGAGTCGCTTCATTGCCCGCTGCTGGTTTTCGAACTGGCCACCCCACGTGATGAAGTAGCCGGTGGGAAGCTTGACCTGTGCGGCGATCTTCTGCTGTGCCTCGGCAACAAAACCACCCAGGTCACGTCCGCGCACATTGAGCTGCACAACAATCCGCCGCTGGCCGTCCTGGTGGCTGATCTGTTTGGGTCCGACAACCGTGCGAATGTCGGCAAGTTGTGAAAGCGGCACGCGCGCCGTACCATCGGGCGCCGGGATGAGGAGATTACCGATCGCGTCAAGGTCGCGGCGATACGGGTCCATGAGCCGGACAGTGATGTCAAATCGCCGGATCCCCTCGAATACCTGCCCCGCATCAGCACCGCCGATCGCAGTCTGAATGGCGGACTGGACATCTTCGACGTTGATCCCATATCGCGCGATCGCAGCGCGGTCGATCTTGATCTGCACCTGCGGCTGGCCGGTCACCTGTTCAGTCTGCACGTCTGCAGCTCCTGAAATACCGGATACGACGCGCTGAATCTGGTCAGCCTTGGCGACAAGTTCGTCCAGGTCGTCACCGAAGAGCTGAATCGCGAGCTGCGCCTTTACGCCGCTCAGGAGTTCGTCCACGCGATTAGCGATCGGCTGCGAGAAATTGAGCGCAACCCCCGGGAACACCGAAAATTTCTTCTCCATGGCTTCGACGAGATGCGGTTTGTCGCGTCCCGTCTTCCATTCCTTCTCTGGCTTCAATGTGACGATTGCTTCGATGTTGTTCACCGGCTCCGGATCGCCACCTGCCTCAGCGCGACCAATCTTGGACACCACGTCGGCGACTTCCGGAAACGACTTCGCCATACGCTCCAGCTCGGTCGCTGTGCGAATGCCCTCTTCCAGTCCGGCCGATGGCGCGAGTGAAGCCCGGTACAGGATGGATCCTTCTTCAAGCGCCGGTACGAACTCGGAGCCAAGGAACGGCACGATCGCGAGACTAGCCGCGAGTGCGGCGAGCGCGCCAAACAGCATCGTCTTTCTGTTCCGGATCGACCACCGAAGCACTGGCAGATATGGAGTCTTCACATTGCGCATGATCCACGTGTCTTCTTCGCTCCCACCTTTCAGGAAGAAGGAGCAGAGCACTGGTATCACTGTAAGCGAGAAGAGGAGCGAGCCCACCATCGCGAACGAGATCGCGAATGCCATGGGCCGGAACATCTTTCCCTCGACGCCTTGCAGCGTGAACAGCGGAAGAAAGACCAGAATGATGACAGAGATCGCGAATACGATCGGCC is from Gemmatimonadota bacterium and encodes:
- a CDS encoding cation diffusion facilitator family transporter, encoding MPRTPDPTTGNSQGHAHSHGSANYNAAFAIGISLNLVFVVIEAIYGLRSQSLALVADAGHNFGDVLGLVLAWVAALLTRRLPTRRHTYGMRRSSILAALGNAIFLLVTVGAIAWEAIGRFRNPDPVQSNIVVWVAAVGIVINMGTALLFMAGRKGDLNIRGAFLHMAADAGVSAGVVVAGIIIGVTGWLWLDPAMSLLIVVVITIGTWGLLTESINLALDAVPESVDLHEVEAYLRALPGVAEVHDLHIWGMSTTDVALTAHLVKPTHGDDDAMLLGACKDLHDRFGIEHATIQIERGYGSAECKQAPAEVI
- a CDS encoding efflux RND transporter permease subunit — protein: MIDRIIEFSLRNRLLVILLAVGVLSGGAFALTRLPIDAFPDVSPTLVQVMTEAPGLAPEEVEKLITYPVEVAMNGMPGVEQVKSISAFGISQVSVYFKDDVDIYFARQLTLEKLQEAKDQIPPGLGDPKLGPITTGLGQVYQYVVERDGKGAVGPDSAAGTLGALTDLRTLQDWIVKYNLRTVPGVTEVLSFGGDVKQYQIRVDPRALLQYGVTLPQVREAIGANNRNVGGGYITRGPEEYLIRGIGLAESINDLGNVIVANGNGTPVFVRNVAEVGVGPEVRRGAVTMNGKGEAVTGIVLKRIYENTSKVIDSVKSKVADINKTLPAGVKVVPYYDQSELVERAVGTVKDALLEGAVLIVVILFLFLGNVRSSLIVTAMLPLSLLLAFMLMQYTGLSANLMSLGGLAIAIGMMADGGVVMVENVYRHLSEAEHRPTPHDGRGDGQDGALARSKFTGEYPVETASTPDIEQRERVGETSVTGSSVTGSSVTGSSVTAERIESTYRESKGHLILRSAREVGRPIVFAISVIILVFLPLFTLQGVEGKMFRPMAFAISFAMVGSLLFSLTVIPVLCSFFLKGGSEEDTWIMRNVKTPYLPVLRWSIRNRKTMLFGALAALAASLAIVPFLGSEFVPALEEGSILYRASLAPSAGLEEGIRTATELERMAKSFPEVADVVSKIGRAEAGGDPEPVNNIEAIVTLKPEKEWKTGRDKPHLVEAMEKKFSVFPGVALNFSQPIANRVDELLSGVKAQLAIQLFGDDLDELVAKADQIQRVVSGISGAADVQTEQVTGQPQVQIKIDRAAIARYGINVEDVQSAIQTAIGGADAGQVFEGIRRFDITVRLMDPYRRDLDAIGNLLIPAPDGTARVPLSQLADIRTVVGPKQISHQDGQRRIVVQLNVRGRDLGGFVAEAQQKIAAQVKLPTGYFITWGGQFENQQRAMKRLAVIVPITIGLIFLLLFSSFGSLKQAALIILNVPFALIGGILGLAISRQYLSVPASVGFIALFGVAVLNGVVLVSYINSLRQDGLTVTEAVYQGTVLRLRPVLMTATVAILGLLPLLFSSGAGSEVQRPLAAVVVGGLITSTALTLLLLPTLYGWFEGSE
- a CDS encoding P-II family nitrogen regulator, with the translated sequence MIMITAIIQPFKLDVVMLALESIPGFNGMTVSECRGFGHWKLSLEETSSHIAGLGASGTELHRREGERAAGSDLTDFTEKVKLEIVVAERERAETIVQTISRAARTGRAGDGKIFMWPITHVVRIRTLELDMAALS